A genomic region of Janthinobacterium lividum contains the following coding sequences:
- a CDS encoding efflux transporter outer membrane subunit, whose protein sequence is MKLSLRILALSLALAGCASIPPDTQQLPQQDLATIQLAADIHLASEGWPAAQWWRQFQDEQLDQLIESALSSSPNLDVANARIGSALSAFDAQHAQRGPRIDLGANASRQRYSANGLMPAPIGGNYYNEVTVGMQAHYDLDWWGKHKAQIAASLGEVNARRAEYAMAEQMLAAEIARHYFSMQNGWARMDNLHALVKLQQQLVLDKEKRIANGLGVSDDHLSAQTRLSLLQQQIALLETQVVTEREALRALLGTSLGADASALTSLQPKEAQALPHALPGKLGMELLARRPDLQAARWRVQAAMNNIEAAQASFYPDIDLSASFGLDAITLGKLLQSGSRTLFIGPALSLPLFDSGRLQAQLGGARSQRNELIADYNQSVFNVVRDVAQAGARVQGVENQLRLQQENLRASEAQLRNANARLKQGLADRATQLNAEMTVRGQVDLGMQLQNQRQNAEINLTVALGGGYRGSSDFSANATAKQ, encoded by the coding sequence ATGAAACTCTCCCTGCGCATATTGGCGCTCAGTTTGGCCCTGGCCGGCTGCGCCAGCATCCCGCCCGACACGCAACAGTTGCCGCAGCAAGACCTGGCCACGATACAGCTGGCGGCCGACATCCACCTGGCCAGCGAAGGCTGGCCAGCCGCGCAATGGTGGCGCCAGTTCCAGGACGAGCAGCTGGACCAGTTGATTGAAAGCGCCCTGTCCAGCAGCCCGAACCTGGACGTGGCGAATGCCCGCATCGGCTCGGCCCTGTCCGCGTTTGACGCGCAGCATGCGCAGCGCGGCCCCAGGATCGACCTGGGCGCAAATGCCAGCCGCCAGCGCTATTCCGCCAACGGCCTGATGCCAGCCCCCATCGGCGGCAATTACTACAATGAGGTGACCGTGGGCATGCAAGCCCATTACGACCTCGACTGGTGGGGCAAGCACAAGGCGCAGATCGCGGCCAGCCTGGGCGAAGTCAACGCCCGCCGTGCCGAATACGCGATGGCGGAACAGATGCTGGCCGCCGAGATCGCCCGCCACTACTTCAGCATGCAAAATGGCTGGGCCCGCATGGATAACCTGCATGCGCTGGTCAAATTGCAGCAGCAACTGGTGCTGGACAAGGAAAAGCGCATCGCCAACGGCCTCGGTGTCAGCGACGACCATTTGTCCGCGCAAACGCGTCTGAGCTTGCTGCAGCAGCAGATCGCGCTGCTGGAAACGCAGGTCGTCACGGAACGGGAAGCCTTGCGCGCGCTGTTGGGAACATCCTTGGGTGCGGATGCCTCGGCCCTGACCAGCCTGCAGCCGAAAGAAGCACAGGCGCTGCCGCACGCCCTGCCCGGCAAGCTGGGCATGGAATTGCTGGCGCGCCGGCCCGACTTGCAGGCGGCGCGCTGGCGGGTGCAGGCAGCCATGAACAATATCGAAGCGGCGCAGGCATCGTTCTACCCCGATATCGACCTGAGCGCCTCGTTTGGCCTGGATGCGATAACACTGGGCAAGTTGCTGCAGTCCGGCAGCCGCACCCTGTTCATCGGCCCGGCGCTGTCCTTGCCGCTGTTCGACAGCGGCCGCTTGCAGGCGCAGCTCGGCGGCGCACGCAGCCAGCGCAATGAACTGATCGCCGACTACAACCAGAGCGTCTTCAATGTCGTGCGCGACGTGGCGCAGGCCGGCGCCAGGGTGCAGGGCGTGGAAAACCAGCTGCGCCTGCAGCAGGAAAACCTGCGCGCCAGCGAAGCGCAGTTGCGCAATGCGAATGCCCGCCTGAAACAAGGTCTGGCCGACCGCGCCACCCAGCTGAATGCGGAAATGACCGTGCGCGGCCAGGTCGACCTGGGCATGCAGCTGCAAAACCAGCGCCAGAACGCGGAAATCAACTTGACCGTGGCCCTGGGCGGCGGCTACCGGGGCAGCAGCGACTTTTCCGCCAACGCCACGGCCAAACAATAA
- a CDS encoding HlyD family efflux transporter periplasmic adaptor subunit, producing the protein MSSDTTATTTPTEQPGKRKAVLIAITAAFLAAGAAWGAYYQLVLAKEEVTDNAYVGGNLVTLSAQVTGNVDAIRADETQMVKAGAPLITLNAIDAELALSQAEARLGNVVRQERERYANVAQYDAVIGQRRLALATAQGNLARRAPLAADQTISGEDLAHAKQAVDDAKAALTVAQRQAESAKSGVAGVNLASHPAVLSARSDVLQAWLAVRRNAVVAPVSGYVAKRSVQLGTHVTPGTPLMSIVPLDQLWVDANFKESELRNIRVGQAATIETDLYGSKVVYHGKVLGMSAGTGSAFSLLPAQNATGNWIKVVQRVPVRVTLDARELAAHQLRIGLSTTVTVDTSHGEGATLDQPMVASTVYTTKALEQPVDEAEKMADAIIAQNLLN; encoded by the coding sequence ATGAGCAGCGATACCACAGCAACGACCACTCCAACCGAACAGCCCGGCAAGCGCAAGGCCGTCCTCATCGCCATCACGGCCGCCTTTCTCGCGGCTGGCGCGGCCTGGGGCGCGTATTACCAGCTGGTGCTGGCCAAGGAAGAAGTCACGGACAACGCCTATGTAGGCGGCAACCTCGTCACCCTGTCCGCGCAAGTGACGGGCAATGTCGACGCCATCCGCGCCGACGAGACGCAAATGGTGAAAGCGGGCGCGCCCCTGATCACCCTGAACGCCATCGATGCGGAGCTGGCCCTGAGCCAGGCCGAGGCACGGCTGGGCAATGTCGTGCGCCAGGAGCGCGAGCGCTATGCCAATGTGGCGCAATACGACGCCGTCATCGGGCAGCGCCGCCTGGCGCTGGCCACGGCGCAGGGCAACCTGGCGCGCCGCGCGCCGCTGGCGGCGGACCAGACGATTTCCGGCGAAGACCTGGCCCATGCGAAACAGGCCGTCGACGACGCGAAAGCGGCCTTGACGGTGGCCCAGCGCCAGGCCGAATCCGCCAAATCGGGCGTGGCCGGCGTGAACCTGGCCAGCCATCCGGCCGTCCTGTCGGCCCGGAGCGACGTGCTGCAGGCGTGGCTGGCCGTGCGCCGCAATGCCGTGGTCGCGCCCGTCTCGGGCTACGTCGCCAAGCGCAGCGTACAGCTGGGCACGCACGTGACGCCGGGCACGCCCTTGATGTCCATCGTGCCGCTGGACCAGTTATGGGTCGATGCCAACTTCAAGGAATCCGAATTGCGCAATATTCGCGTGGGCCAGGCGGCCACCATCGAAACGGACTTATATGGCAGCAAGGTGGTGTACCACGGCAAGGTACTGGGCATGTCGGCCGGCACGGGCAGCGCGTTTTCCCTGTTGCCGGCGCAAAACGCCACGGGCAACTGGATCAAGGTGGTGCAGCGCGTGCCCGTGCGCGTCACGCTCGACGCCAGGGAACTGGCCGCCCACCAGCTGCGCATCGGCCTGTCGACCACGGTGACGGTCGATACCAGCCATGGCGAAGGCGCGACGTTGGACCAGCCTATGGTGGCCTCCACCGTCTACACGACCAAGGCGCTGGAACAGCCCGTGGACGAGGCGGAGAAGATGGCCGATGCGATCATTGCGCAGAATCTTCTGAATTGA
- the fusA gene encoding elongation factor G → MTRKTPIERYRNIGISAHIDAGKTTTTERILFYTGVNHKIGEVHNGAATMDWMEQEQERGITITSAATTAFWKGMAGNFPEHRINIIDTPGHVDFTIEVERSMRVLDGAVMVYDAVGGVQPQSETVWRQANKYHVPRIAFINKMDRVGADFLRVRKQIAERLKGVAVPIQLPIGAEDHFTGVIDLLKMRAITWDDASQGVQFSYGEIPAELQAQAQEWHDHMVENAAEATLEMTERYLNGDTFTEAELKQALRARTIRNEIVPMLCGSAFKNKGVQAMLDAVIEYLPSPMEVPPIMGHDEHDNEVERHPTDDEHFAALAFKIMTDPFVGQLTFFRVYSGVVNSGDMVYNPTKSARERLGRILQMHANERKEIKEVYAGDIAAAVGLKAVTTGDTLCAIDHIIVLEKMIFPEPVISQAVEPKTKPDQEKMGIALNRLAQEDPSFRVHTDEESGQTIMSGMGELHLEILVDRMRREFGVEANVGKPQVAYRETITRAVEDVEGKFVKQSGGRGQYGHVVLKLEPLPPGTGYQFVDAIKGGVVPREFIPAVDKGIAETLKSGVLAGYPVVDVKATLTFGSYHDVDSNENAFRMAGSIAFKDGMRKASPVLLEPMMQVEAETPEEFMGNVMGDLTARRGMVQGVDDIPGGAGRIVKALVPLAEMFGYSTTLRSLTQGRATYTMEFKHYAAVPKHILDQVAAAGKAK, encoded by the coding sequence ATGACCCGCAAAACACCTATCGAGCGCTACCGCAACATCGGCATCAGCGCCCATATCGACGCCGGCAAGACCACCACCACCGAGCGCATCCTGTTTTATACGGGGGTCAATCACAAGATCGGCGAAGTGCACAATGGCGCCGCCACCATGGACTGGATGGAACAGGAACAGGAACGGGGCATCACCATCACCTCGGCCGCCACCACGGCCTTCTGGAAAGGCATGGCAGGCAATTTTCCCGAACACAGGATCAATATCATCGATACGCCGGGCCACGTGGATTTCACGATCGAGGTCGAGCGCTCGATGCGCGTGCTCGACGGCGCCGTGATGGTCTACGATGCTGTCGGCGGCGTGCAGCCGCAATCGGAAACCGTCTGGCGGCAAGCGAATAAATACCATGTGCCGCGCATCGCCTTCATCAACAAGATGGACCGGGTGGGTGCCGACTTTTTGCGCGTGCGCAAGCAGATCGCCGAGCGCCTGAAGGGCGTGGCCGTGCCCATCCAGCTGCCCATCGGCGCCGAAGACCATTTCACGGGCGTGATCGACCTGCTGAAAATGCGCGCCATCACCTGGGACGACGCCAGCCAGGGCGTGCAGTTCAGCTATGGCGAGATTCCCGCGGAACTACAGGCGCAGGCGCAGGAGTGGCATGACCACATGGTCGAGAACGCGGCCGAAGCCACGCTGGAGATGACGGAACGCTACCTGAATGGCGACACGTTTACGGAAGCCGAGCTCAAGCAAGCTTTGCGCGCGCGCACCATCCGCAACGAGATCGTGCCCATGCTGTGCGGCAGCGCCTTCAAGAACAAGGGCGTGCAGGCGATGCTCGATGCCGTCATCGAATACCTGCCGTCACCGATGGAAGTGCCGCCCATCATGGGCCATGACGAGCACGACAACGAGGTGGAGCGCCATCCGACGGACGACGAGCACTTTGCCGCGCTCGCCTTCAAGATCATGACGGACCCGTTCGTGGGGCAACTGACCTTCTTCCGCGTGTATTCGGGCGTGGTGAATTCGGGCGACATGGTATACAACCCCACCAAGAGCGCGCGCGAACGGCTGGGGCGCATCCTGCAGATGCACGCGAACGAGCGCAAGGAAATCAAGGAAGTGTATGCGGGCGACATCGCCGCCGCCGTGGGCCTGAAAGCCGTCACCACGGGCGACACCCTGTGCGCCATCGATCACATCATCGTGCTGGAAAAGATGATCTTCCCGGAACCCGTGATTTCCCAGGCTGTCGAACCCAAGACCAAGCCTGACCAGGAAAAGATGGGCATCGCCCTGAACCGCCTGGCGCAGGAAGATCCGTCGTTCAGGGTCCATACGGACGAGGAATCGGGCCAGACCATCATGTCGGGCATGGGCGAATTGCACCTGGAAATCCTGGTCGACCGCATGCGCCGCGAATTCGGCGTGGAAGCCAATGTCGGCAAGCCGCAGGTGGCGTACCGGGAAACCATCACGCGCGCGGTGGAAGACGTGGAGGGCAAGTTCGTCAAGCAATCGGGCGGACGGGGCCAGTACGGCCACGTGGTGCTCAAACTGGAACCCTTGCCGCCAGGCACCGGCTACCAGTTCGTCGACGCCATCAAGGGCGGCGTGGTGCCGCGCGAATTCATCCCCGCCGTCGACAAGGGCATCGCCGAAACCCTCAAGTCGGGCGTGCTGGCCGGCTACCCGGTCGTCGACGTCAAGGCCACGTTGACGTTCGGCTCCTACCACGACGTCGATTCGAACGAAAACGCGTTTCGCATGGCCGGTTCCATCGCCTTCAAGGATGGCATGCGCAAAGCGTCGCCCGTGCTGCTGGAACCGATGATGCAGGTGGAGGCGGAAACGCCGGAAGAATTCATGGGCAACGTCATGGGCGACCTGACGGCCCGCCGCGGCATGGTGCAGGGCGTCGACGACATCCCCGGCGGCGCGGGGCGCATCGTCAAGGCCCTGGTGCCGCTGGCCGAGATGTTCGGCTATTCCACCACCTTGCGGTCGCTGACCCAGGGCCGCGCCACCTACACGATGGAATTCAAGCACTATGCGGCCGTGCCCAAGCATATACTCGACCAGGTGGCGGCGGCTGGCAAAGCCAAGTAG